A single Denticeps clupeoides chromosome 7, fDenClu1.1, whole genome shotgun sequence DNA region contains:
- the LOC114794746 gene encoding Golgi apparatus membrane protein TVP23 homolog B: MLRQESQDVPFFGEDDTAAGAGESKVRHPLASFFHLFFRTSAILVYVLCELLSSSFIAGMVTIILLLSCDFWTVKNVTGRLLVGLRWWNQVDEDGKSHWVFEARKETSKKTVSSSESRIFWLGLVVCPFFWVLFVFSALLSLKLKWLAVVLMGVALQWANLYGYVRCKVGRGTNLKKMATNYLGFQIFKQAMNKPEGL; this comes from the exons ATGTTGAGACAG GAGTCCCAGGACGTTCCCTTCTTCGGTGAAGACGACACCGCGGCCGGTGCGGGCGAATCAAAAGTCAG GCATCCCCTGGCGTCCTTCTTCCACCTGTTCTTCCGCACCAGCGCCATCCTCGTCTACGTCCTGTGCGAGCTgctcagcagcagcttcatCGCGGGCATGGTcaccatcatcctcctcctgtcATGTGACTTCTGGACAGTCAAG AACGTGACTGGCCGACTGCTGGTGGGACTCAGGTGGTGGAACCAGGTGGATGAAGATGGGAAGAGTCACTGGGTGTTTGAGGCCAGAAAG GAAACCAGTAAAAAGACGGTGTCCAGCTCCGAGTCTCGCATCTTCTGGCTTGGTTTGGTCGTGTGTCCTTTCTTCTGGGTCCTTTTTGTGTTCagcgctctgctgtctttgaaGCTGAAGTGGCTG GCTGTGGTTCTTATGGGCGTGGCTTTACAGTGGGCCAACCTGTACGGCTACGTGCGATGCAAAGTGGGCAGAGGAACAAATCTGAAGAAAATGGCCACAAATTACCTGGGATTCCAGATCTTCAAGCAG GCCATGAATAAACCAGAAGGCCTTTAA
- the LOC114793778 gene encoding uncharacterized protein LOC114793778 — protein MAIHRAMCTTDPATEPSMPTVTVSLVALLLHMGWARDLEVRNLEGRLRAAEDGLQRLKYVLEELRREYEATRHSLSVAEEDAARLDNQINKLQALLQQGMVAFSASLHSGKIGPLPTATTLIYDDVLTNYGQAYDSDKGTFHPPYSLIQQTFHRYGTFTAPVGGVYYLTFKANAPAGSALAVSLVKNDGVQCSVYGELGGDAGSGAVLALRKGDRVVTRLSSNSCVEGDEKRRTGFGGFLLFPTA, from the exons ATGGCAATTCACAG AGCAATGTGCACCACAGATCCAGCTACGGAGCCATCGATGCCGACGGTAACCGTGTCTCTGGTGGCTTTGCTCCTCCACATGGGGTGGGCACGGGACCTGGAAGTGAGGAACCTGGAGGGCAGGTTGAGAGCCGCAGAGGACGGCCTGCAGAGACTGAAATACGTTCTGGAGGAGCTCAGGAGAGAGTACGAAG CTACGAGGCACAGCCTGAGTGTCGCAGAGGAAGATGCCGCCCGTCTAGACAATCAGATCAACAAATTACAAGCACTACTAcaacaag GCATGGTGGCTTTCTCGGCCTCACTTCACAGCGGGAAAATCGGACCCCTACCCACTGCAACCACTCTGATCTACGACGACGTCCTTACCAACTACGGCCAGGCCTATGACTCTGACAAGGGTACATTCCATCCACCGTATTCGTTAATCCAGCAGACATTTCACcgttatg GGACATTTACCGCCCCGGTGGGTGGAGTTTACTACTTGACGTTTAAGGCCAACGCTCCTGCCGGCAGCGCGTTGGCGGtgagtttggtgaagaacgacgGCGTCCAGTGCTCCGTGTACGGCGAGCTCGGTGGCGACGCCGGGAGCGGCGCCGTGCTCGCGCTGCGTAAGGGCGACCGGGTCGTCACACGTCTCAGCTCCAACAGTTGCGTGGAGGGCGACGAGAAAAGGCGCACCGGCTTCGGCGGCTTTCTGCTTTTCCCCACGGCCTGA